In Arthrobacter citreus, a single genomic region encodes these proteins:
- the spoVG gene encoding septation regulator SpoVG → MEVTDVRLRRVNTEGRMRAIASITLDHEFVVHDIRVIDGNNGLFVAMPSKRTPDGEFRDIAHPINSSTRSKIQDSVLAEYHRVGELEEDFEEAGAS, encoded by the coding sequence ATGGAAGTGACAGACGTAAGACTACGCCGCGTAAACACGGAGGGTCGTATGAGAGCTATTGCATCAATTACTTTAGATCATGAATTTGTCGTTCATGATATTCGTGTAATCGATGGTAACAACGGATTATTTGTAGCAATGCCAAGTAAACGTACTCCGGATGGAGAGTTCCGTGATATCGCTCATCCGATTAACTCTTCAACTCGTAGCAAAATACAAGACTCTGTATTAGCTGAATATCACCGTGTAGGTGAGCTGGAAGAAGACTTTGAAGAAGCAGGTGCTTCTTAA
- a CDS encoding RidA family protein, translating into MQLIHTNNAPKAIGPYSQAIIANGLLYTSGQIPLTADGNLVEGGIEEQTKQVFANLKAVLEEAGTDLSKVIKTTVFLKDLTTFVDFNAIYEEYFNGHKPARSCVEVARLPKDVLVEIECIAVI; encoded by the coding sequence ATGCAATTAATTCATACGAATAATGCACCAAAAGCAATTGGACCATATTCTCAAGCAATAATCGCTAATGGCTTACTGTACACTTCTGGACAAATCCCATTAACTGCAGACGGGAATCTCGTTGAAGGTGGAATTGAGGAACAAACTAAACAAGTGTTTGCGAACCTTAAAGCCGTTCTAGAAGAAGCAGGTACAGATTTATCTAAAGTTATTAAAACAACAGTCTTTTTGAAGGATTTAACTACTTTCGTTGATTTTAACGCTATTTATGAAGAATATTTCAACGGACATAAACCTGCAAGAAGCTGCGTTGAAGTTGCAAGATTGCCTAAAGATGTACTAGTGGAAATTGAGTGCATCGCAGTTATTTAA
- a CDS encoding 4-(cytidine 5'-diphospho)-2-C-methyl-D-erythritol kinase → MKLMVKAPAKINLSLDVVGKRGDGYHDVKMIMTTIDLADRIELELIQEDKIVVTSHNRYVPDDQRNLAYQAAMLLKEMFGVKLGAHIFITKNIPVAAGLAGGSSDAAAVLRGLNKLWNLNCTLDELAVIGSKIGSDVSFCVYGGTAIATGRGEKIEHIDTPPPCWVILAKPTQGVSTATVYQKLKLDNVQHPDVDRMVSAISNKNYDDICMSLGNVLETVTLHLHPEVAMLKDQMKRFGADAVLMSGSGPTVFGLVRHDSRMNRVYNGLKGFCDQVYAVRMLGEREKLD, encoded by the coding sequence ATGAAATTAATGGTGAAGGCTCCTGCGAAAATTAATCTTTCATTAGACGTTGTTGGAAAGAGAGGCGACGGTTATCATGATGTAAAAATGATCATGACAACAATTGATTTAGCAGATCGAATTGAGTTAGAGCTTATTCAAGAAGATAAGATTGTTGTTACATCACATAATCGTTATGTGCCAGATGATCAACGCAATTTAGCCTATCAAGCTGCAATGCTTTTGAAGGAAATGTTCGGAGTTAAATTAGGAGCGCATATTTTTATTACAAAAAATATACCTGTTGCTGCCGGTTTAGCAGGTGGTAGTTCAGATGCGGCTGCAGTGTTGAGAGGGCTAAATAAGCTTTGGAATTTAAATTGTACTTTAGATGAATTAGCAGTGATAGGGTCTAAAATTGGATCAGACGTATCATTTTGTGTGTACGGTGGAACAGCTATTGCGACAGGTCGTGGAGAAAAAATCGAACATATCGATACACCACCGCCTTGTTGGGTAATTTTAGCGAAACCAACGCAAGGAGTGTCAACTGCAACTGTTTACCAAAAGCTTAAATTGGATAATGTTCAACATCCTGATGTAGACCGTATGGTCAGTGCCATTTCAAATAAAAATTATGATGATATATGCATGTCCTTAGGGAATGTATTAGAAACGGTTACACTGCATTTACATCCAGAAGTTGCAATGCTTAAGGACCAAATGAAACGTTTTGGTGCTGACGCTGTTTTAATGAGCGGAAGTGGTCCTACAGTATTTGGATTAGTTCGACATGATTCTAGAATGAATCGTGTTTATAACGGATTAAAAGGTTTCTGCGATCAAGTATACGCTGTTCGGATGTTAGGTGAAAGGGAAAAACTTGATTAA
- a CDS encoding DUF2757 family protein, with product MELLECQCRYCSKCMGSIEKDQLLQVSSSYCHSFDEELSDFVNFIQSPNQVIYIVCEDCEMTLSEFPHYHEYKNFIN from the coding sequence ATGGAATTATTAGAATGTCAGTGTCGATATTGCAGCAAATGCATGGGTAGTATTGAAAAGGATCAACTTTTACAAGTGTCATCTTCTTATTGTCATTCATTTGACGAGGAGCTAAGTGATTTTGTAAATTTTATTCAATCTCCTAATCAAGTAATTTATATCGTGTGTGAGGATTGCGAAATGACCCTATCAGAGTTTCCGCATTACCATGAATATAAAAATTTTATAAACTAA
- the glmU gene encoding bifunctional UDP-N-acetylglucosamine diphosphorylase/glucosamine-1-phosphate N-acetyltransferase GlmU, producing the protein MSNKYAIVLAAGKGTRMKSKLYKVLHPVCGKPMVQHVVDHVKSVGVQNIVTVVGHGAELVKTQLGDDSEYALQAEQLGTAHAVIQAAPTLKDKEGTTLVICGDTPLISPETIEALFAEHDRLQAKATILTAHIEDSTGYGRIIRGENGSVLKIVEHKDANLEELAVKEINTGTYCFDNKALFDALSEVNNDNSQGEYYLPDVIEILKAKGEIVAAYKTANFDETLGVNDRYALSIAESLMQKNINKKHMLNGVTIIDSSSTYISADAIIGSDTIIYPGTMIYGNSIIGSDSTIGPNTEIIDSVIGNDTIIKQSVVHESKIGHSTSVGPFAHIRPASTLGDEVRIGNFVETKKVTFGNRSKASHLSYIGDAEVGQDVNLGCGSITVNYDGKNKFKTTIEDNVFVGCNSNLIAPVTVKKGSYIAAGSTITDEVPEDSLAIARARQVTKEGYYKN; encoded by the coding sequence ATGTCAAATAAATATGCGATTGTTCTAGCTGCAGGAAAAGGTACTAGAATGAAATCAAAATTATATAAAGTACTTCACCCTGTCTGTGGAAAACCTATGGTTCAGCATGTTGTAGACCACGTAAAATCAGTTGGTGTACAAAATATTGTAACTGTTGTAGGTCACGGAGCAGAATTAGTTAAAACACAATTAGGTGACGATAGCGAATATGCTCTTCAGGCTGAGCAATTAGGTACTGCACATGCTGTAATTCAAGCAGCGCCAACTTTAAAAGATAAAGAAGGAACCACTTTAGTAATCTGTGGTGACACACCATTAATCTCCCCAGAAACAATTGAAGCTTTATTTGCTGAACATGATCGATTACAGGCAAAAGCTACCATTTTAACAGCTCATATTGAGGATTCAACTGGTTATGGTAGAATAATTAGGGGCGAAAATGGATCTGTATTAAAAATTGTTGAGCATAAGGATGCAAATCTGGAAGAGCTTGCAGTGAAAGAAATTAATACAGGTACATATTGTTTTGATAATAAGGCATTATTTGATGCACTAAGCGAAGTGAATAATGATAATTCTCAAGGTGAGTACTATTTACCGGATGTTATTGAGATACTAAAAGCAAAAGGTGAAATCGTAGCTGCATATAAAACAGCGAACTTTGATGAAACATTAGGTGTAAATGATCGATATGCTTTATCGATTGCGGAATCATTAATGCAAAAAAATATAAATAAAAAGCATATGTTGAATGGAGTAACGATTATCGATTCATCAAGCACATACATTTCAGCAGATGCAATTATTGGTTCGGATACTATTATTTACCCTGGTACAATGATCTATGGGAATAGTATAATAGGGTCTGATAGTACAATTGGCCCGAATACAGAAATTATCGATAGTGTAATTGGTAATGATACTATCATTAAGCAATCGGTTGTACATGAGAGTAAGATTGGTCATTCAACATCAGTTGGGCCTTTTGCTCATATTCGCCCTGCGTCAACATTAGGTGATGAAGTTCGAATTGGTAATTTTGTTGAGACTAAGAAAGTTACTTTTGGTAATAGAAGTAAAGCTTCTCACTTAAGCTATATTGGTGATGCGGAAGTAGGTCAAGATGTTAATCTTGGTTGTGGCTCAATCACTGTAAATTACGACGGTAAAAACAAGTTTAAAACAACGATTGAGGACAATGTTTTTGTTGGTTGTAATTCAAACTTAATTGCACCTGTAACTGTGAAAAAAGGTTCATACATTGCAGCTGGTTCAACAATTACTGATGAAGTTCCAGAAGACTCACTGGCAATTGCGAGAGCAAGGCAAGTGACAAAAGAAGGTTACTATAAAAATTAA
- a CDS encoding aminoacyl-tRNA hydrolase — MKLFVGLGNPGREYERTRHNIGFIAIDELAHRWGISLNQQKFNGIYSSGIVNGEKVFLLKPLTYMNLSGESVRPFMDYFNIDIEDLVVLYDEMDIPTGKLRLRTKGSAGGHNGIKSLIQHLGTQEFQRIRIGVDRPSNGMSVVNHVLSNFFEEEIAEVVDGVKKAADACEYFLNHSFVDVMNQYNKK, encoded by the coding sequence ATGAAGTTGTTTGTAGGATTAGGCAATCCGGGTAGAGAATATGAAAGAACGCGACATAATATAGGTTTCATTGCGATCGATGAATTGGCTCACCGTTGGGGTATTTCATTAAACCAACAAAAATTTAATGGTATTTATTCTTCTGGGATTGTAAATGGTGAAAAAGTCTTTTTGTTAAAACCTTTAACATACATGAATTTATCAGGTGAAAGTGTAAGGCCGTTCATGGATTATTTTAATATTGATATCGAAGACCTTGTTGTACTTTATGATGAAATGGATATTCCAACTGGTAAGCTACGTTTGCGCACTAAAGGAAGTGCTGGTGGTCATAATGGGATCAAGTCCTTAATTCAGCATTTAGGAACACAAGAATTCCAACGTATTCGCATCGGAGTAGACCGCCCTTCTAATGGGATGAGCGTTGTAAATCATGTGCTCTCAAACTTTTTTGAAGAGGAAATTGCTGAAGTAGTTGATGGTGTAAAAAAAGCAGCGGATGCATGTGAATACTTTTTAAATCATTCTTTTGTAGACGTGATGAATCAATATAATAAAAAATAA
- a CDS encoding ABC transporter permease has translation MAKKLSEIKDTLDSHVGQRLTLKANSGRRKTVERSGVLAETYPSIFVVQLDQEENAFERLSFSYADILTETVELFFCDDHTSGLMANGQ, from the coding sequence ATGGCAAAAAAATTATCTGAAATAAAGGATACTTTAGATAGTCATGTTGGACAACGACTTACATTGAAGGCAAACAGCGGGCGCAGAAAGACTGTAGAACGTTCCGGTGTATTAGCAGAAACATATCCATCCATATTCGTAGTACAATTAGATCAAGAAGAGAACGCATTTGAACGCTTATCTTTTAGTTATGCAGATATTTTAACAGAAACAGTTGAATTGTTTTTCTGTGATGACCATACAAGTGGACTGATGGCGAATGGACAGTAG
- a CDS encoding ribose-phosphate diphosphokinase, translating into MPNHYPDKHLKVFTLNSNPKLAEEIAKHIGVELGKCSVSRFSDGEVQINIEESIRGCDVFIIQSTSFPVNESIMELLIMIDALKRASAKTINIVIPYYGYARQDRKARSREPITSKLVANLLETAGSTRVITLDLHAPQIQGFFDIPIDHLLGVPILSDYFRKKQLEDIVIVSPDHGGVTRARKMADRLKAPIAIIDKRRPKPNVAEVMNIIGNIEGKTAILIDDIIDTAGTITLAANALVEHGAKEVYACCTHPVLSGPAIDRIENSCIKELVVTNSICLTDDKRTEKLVELSVAGLLGEAIIRVYEEQSVSTLFD; encoded by the coding sequence ATGCCTAATCATTATCCAGACAAGCATTTAAAAGTATTTACTCTAAACTCAAATCCTAAATTGGCGGAAGAAATTGCAAAGCATATTGGTGTAGAGCTTGGTAAATGTTCGGTTTCTCGTTTTAGCGATGGAGAAGTGCAAATTAACATTGAGGAAAGTATTCGTGGTTGTGATGTATTTATCATTCAATCAACAAGTTTCCCAGTAAACGAAAGTATTATGGAATTGTTAATCATGATTGATGCTTTAAAACGTGCATCAGCGAAAACAATTAACATCGTAATTCCTTACTACGGTTATGCTCGTCAAGATCGTAAAGCTCGTTCACGTGAGCCAATTACATCTAAGTTAGTTGCAAATCTTCTTGAGACTGCTGGTTCTACTCGAGTGATTACACTTGATTTACATGCGCCACAAATTCAAGGATTCTTTGATATTCCAATTGATCATTTATTAGGTGTACCTATCCTTTCTGATTATTTTAGAAAAAAACAGCTTGAAGATATTGTCATTGTTTCTCCTGACCATGGTGGAGTAACAAGAGCTCGTAAAATGGCAGATCGACTTAAAGCTCCAATTGCTATCATTGATAAGCGTCGTCCAAAACCAAATGTTGCTGAAGTTATGAACATCATCGGTAATATTGAAGGTAAAACAGCTATTCTAATTGATGATATTATTGATACAGCGGGTACAATTACACTTGCTGCTAATGCATTAGTAGAGCACGGTGCAAAAGAAGTATATGCATGTTGTACACACCCTGTATTGTCTGGACCGGCAATTGATCGTATCGAAAACTCTTGTATTAAAGAATTAGTTGTAACAAATTCAATTTGTCTTACTGATGATAAAAGAACTGAGAAACTTGTTGAATTATCAGTTGCAGGCTTGTTAGGTGAAGCGATTATTCGTGTTTATGAAGAGCAATCAGTAAGTACATTATTTGATTAA
- the purR gene encoding pur operon repressor, which yields MKIRRSSRLVGMTHYLLHHPQQLVSLTFFAELYASAKSSVSEDLGIIKQTFEQQGIGTLMTVPGAAGGVKYIPSISNQEVNTLIEELCDLLQKPDRVLPGGYLYMTDILSNPNYVNSVGRMFASIFGNQKVDIVMTIATKGIPLAYAVANFLNVPVVIVRQDNKVTEGSTVSINYVSGSSKRIQTMSLAKRSIEAGSNVLIIDDFMKAGGTITGMKNLLKEFQANVAGIGVLVEAVNIEERLVEDYISLVKLSEVNEREQLIRVERGNYQEESFIKTESL from the coding sequence ATGAAAATTAGAAGAAGCTCTCGTCTTGTAGGTATGACACACTATTTGTTGCATCATCCACAACAGTTAGTATCATTAACATTTTTTGCTGAATTATATGCTTCTGCTAAATCATCAGTTAGTGAGGATTTAGGAATCATTAAACAGACATTTGAACAGCAAGGAATTGGAACTCTGATGACTGTACCAGGAGCGGCTGGTGGTGTAAAGTATATTCCTAGTATTAGTAATCAAGAAGTAAACACATTGATTGAAGAGCTTTGTGATTTACTTCAAAAGCCAGACCGAGTATTACCTGGTGGATATTTATATATGACAGATATTTTAAGTAATCCTAACTATGTTAATAGTGTAGGTCGTATGTTTGCATCAATATTCGGTAATCAAAAAGTTGATATCGTAATGACAATTGCAACAAAAGGGATTCCGTTAGCATATGCAGTTGCAAACTTTTTAAATGTACCAGTTGTAATTGTTCGTCAGGATAATAAAGTTACAGAAGGATCGACTGTGAGTATTAACTATGTTTCTGGTTCTTCAAAGCGTATACAGACAATGTCATTGGCTAAAAGAAGCATCGAGGCCGGTTCAAATGTATTAATTATCGATGATTTTATGAAAGCCGGTGGTACGATTACTGGTATGAAAAACTTGCTTAAGGAATTCCAGGCAAATGTGGCAGGAATTGGTGTATTAGTTGAGGCAGTAAATATTGAAGAAAGATTAGTTGAAGATTATATTTCGCTTGTAAAATTATCTGAGGTGAATGAAAGAGAACAACTTATAAGAGTTGAACGAGGCAATTACCAAGAAGAATCATTTATTAAAACTGAAAGCTTATAA
- the mfd gene encoding transcription-repair coupling factor, with product MIGLIEQFNHYKDIKKIIQGLKSGLKEQLVTNLTGSAKTLLAGAIFKETGQTQLIVTNNLLQAQKVAEDLRAAVGEEKVFLYPANELIASEIAVSSPELRSQRLIALNSLMSEKPAIVVTPVSGLIGYLPSPELWANNQINFEIGEEIDLPNLISKFVQMGYERVGMVESKGEFSVRGGILDIYPLTYEDPIRIELFDTEIDSIRSFSPDSQRSITKFEIVHIGPATERIISKTDLQLGVQRIEQAFKTTLSKVKDQQLKESLAEKVTYDLEQLKQGQLIDQIYKYFGLIYENQFSLLDYVPKEAIVVIDEISRVHEIVEQLKKDEAEWYTSLLAEGNALQGVTFSHDFFELLQSRKRQQIHTSLFPRRVPHTHPEQVVSVQCKSMQEFHGQMGLLKNELDRWKKNKYTIVMLGESDERTNKIENILADYKIEGKIISSIEQIKNGEVYIMKGDLRSGFELPLEKFVLITERELFTKKAKKKKRINTKLSNAERIKNYSELKVGDYVVHVNHGIGKFLGIETLEINGIHKDYLHIRYHGDDKLFVPIEQIDQVQKYVGSEGKEPKIYKLGGTDWKKVKKKVEGSVQDIADDLIKLYAEREASKGYAFSPDGLEQQEFESSFPYQETDDQLRSIHEIKKDMERERPMDRLLCGDVGYGKTEVAIRAAFKAIVEGKQVAILVPTTILAQQHFETLRERFQDHAINIGLLNRFRSRKQQLETMKGLKEGSVDIVVGTHRLLSKDIIYKDLGLLVIDEEQRFGVSHKEKIKQLKANIDVLTLTATPIPRTLHMSMLGVRDLSVIETPPENRFPVQTYVVEYNAALVREAIERELARDGQIYFLYNRVEDIERMAEQISMLVPDAKVAVAHGRMNEGELESVMYAFLDGQYDVLVSTTIIETGVDIPNVNTLIVYDADRMGLSTLYQLRGRVGRSNRVAYAYFTYKQDKVLTEVAEKRLQAIKEFTELGSGFKIAMRDLSIRGAGNLLGAQQHGFIDSVGFDLYSQMLKDAIEQRRGVKKEDLISIEIDIEVDAYLPDTYIQDSKQKIEMYKQFRRIETFEELNDLQDELMDRFGDFPVEVGYLCQVAHIKLLAIAEKIELIKQVKSEVSVYFSEVASTNIDGGKLFQLCNSFGRGIGLGMDGSKLKVTLDVKGKTPAEWLTTLEGLINGLKNVKKESVNA from the coding sequence GTGATTGGTTTGATTGAACAATTTAACCATTATAAAGATATTAAAAAGATAATACAGGGCCTTAAAAGCGGGTTGAAAGAACAGTTGGTTACAAACTTAACTGGGTCTGCAAAAACATTGCTAGCGGGTGCTATTTTTAAAGAAACTGGACAAACACAGTTAATCGTAACGAATAATCTTCTTCAAGCTCAGAAGGTTGCGGAAGATTTGAGAGCGGCTGTAGGTGAAGAAAAGGTATTCCTATATCCTGCTAATGAATTAATTGCATCAGAGATTGCGGTATCCAGTCCAGAGCTCAGATCACAAAGACTAATCGCATTAAACAGTTTGATGTCAGAAAAACCAGCGATTGTAGTTACACCAGTCTCTGGATTAATCGGATATTTACCATCTCCTGAATTATGGGCTAACAATCAAATTAATTTTGAAATCGGCGAAGAAATCGATTTACCGAATTTGATATCAAAATTTGTCCAAATGGGCTATGAGCGTGTTGGTATGGTAGAAAGTAAGGGAGAATTTAGTGTGCGTGGTGGAATTCTTGATATTTATCCACTTACATATGAAGACCCTATTCGTATAGAGCTCTTTGATACAGAAATCGATTCAATTCGTTCGTTTTCTCCAGATTCTCAAAGATCGATTACAAAATTTGAAATTGTGCATATTGGTCCGGCGACAGAAAGAATTATCTCTAAGACTGATTTACAATTAGGTGTTCAACGTATAGAGCAAGCTTTTAAAACAACTTTATCAAAAGTAAAAGATCAACAATTAAAAGAATCTTTAGCTGAAAAGGTAACCTATGATCTTGAACAGTTAAAACAAGGGCAGTTAATTGATCAAATATATAAATATTTTGGCCTAATCTATGAAAACCAATTTAGTTTACTAGATTATGTTCCAAAAGAAGCTATTGTTGTAATCGATGAGATTTCCAGGGTTCATGAAATTGTTGAACAGCTTAAAAAAGATGAAGCAGAGTGGTATACATCTTTATTGGCAGAAGGAAATGCTTTACAGGGCGTAACGTTTTCGCATGATTTTTTCGAATTATTACAATCAAGAAAGCGCCAACAAATTCATACGAGTCTTTTTCCAAGAAGAGTTCCTCATACGCATCCTGAACAGGTGGTGTCGGTACAATGTAAATCGATGCAAGAGTTTCATGGACAAATGGGTCTATTAAAAAATGAACTAGATCGTTGGAAGAAAAATAAATACACAATCGTTATGCTTGGTGAAAGTGATGAAAGAACAAACAAAATTGAAAATATATTAGCAGATTACAAAATAGAAGGTAAAATTATCTCTTCTATTGAGCAAATCAAAAATGGTGAAGTATACATCATGAAGGGTGATCTTCGTTCTGGATTTGAACTTCCGTTAGAGAAATTTGTTCTCATTACGGAGCGAGAGCTATTTACTAAAAAAGCTAAGAAGAAAAAGAGAATTAATACAAAGTTATCAAATGCAGAACGAATAAAAAATTACTCAGAATTAAAAGTCGGAGATTATGTCGTTCATGTTAATCATGGTATTGGTAAATTTTTAGGAATTGAAACATTAGAGATTAATGGAATCCATAAAGATTATTTACATATTCGATATCATGGTGACGATAAATTATTCGTACCGATCGAACAAATTGACCAAGTACAAAAGTATGTGGGATCTGAAGGTAAGGAACCGAAGATTTATAAACTTGGCGGGACTGATTGGAAAAAGGTTAAGAAGAAAGTTGAGGGCTCAGTACAGGATATTGCTGATGATTTAATTAAGCTTTACGCAGAGCGTGAAGCATCAAAAGGTTATGCATTTTCTCCTGACGGGCTAGAGCAACAAGAATTCGAGTCTTCGTTTCCATACCAGGAAACTGACGATCAGCTTAGATCAATTCATGAAATTAAAAAGGATATGGAAAGAGAACGTCCAATGGATCGACTGCTTTGTGGAGACGTTGGATATGGAAAAACTGAAGTTGCTATTCGTGCTGCCTTTAAAGCAATTGTTGAAGGTAAGCAGGTGGCTATTTTAGTTCCTACTACAATTTTAGCACAACAGCATTTCGAAACATTGAGAGAAAGATTTCAGGATCACGCAATTAATATCGGCCTTTTAAATCGTTTCCGATCTCGTAAGCAGCAGCTTGAGACGATGAAGGGGTTAAAAGAGGGCTCTGTTGATATAGTAGTTGGAACTCATCGTTTATTATCAAAGGATATTATTTATAAAGATTTGGGCCTTTTAGTTATTGATGAAGAGCAACGATTTGGTGTATCTCATAAAGAAAAAATTAAACAGTTAAAAGCAAATATAGATGTTTTAACGTTAACTGCAACTCCGATTCCTCGTACATTGCATATGTCAATGTTAGGAGTAAGAGACTTGTCAGTTATTGAAACGCCTCCAGAAAATCGTTTTCCAGTTCAAACATATGTAGTCGAATATAACGCTGCATTAGTAAGGGAGGCGATTGAAAGGGAGCTTGCTCGTGATGGACAAATTTACTTCTTATACAATCGTGTAGAAGATATCGAACGTATGGCTGAGCAGATTTCAATGCTTGTACCAGATGCGAAGGTAGCCGTCGCACATGGTCGAATGAATGAAGGAGAACTGGAATCAGTTATGTATGCCTTCTTAGATGGGCAATATGATGTATTAGTCAGTACAACGATTATCGAAACAGGTGTGGACATTCCAAATGTTAATACATTGATTGTGTATGATGCGGACCGAATGGGTCTTTCAACACTTTATCAATTAAGAGGGCGTGTAGGACGCTCAAATCGTGTAGCTTATGCCTATTTCACCTATAAGCAGGATAAAGTATTAACTGAAGTTGCCGAGAAGCGTTTACAGGCAATTAAAGAGTTTACAGAACTAGGTTCCGGTTTCAAAATTGCTATGCGTGACTTGTCAATACGAGGTGCAGGGAATCTACTTGGTGCACAGCAACATGGATTTATTGATTCGGTTGGATTCGATTTATATTCTCAAATGTTAAAAGATGCAATCGAACAGCGTAGAGGAGTTAAGAAAGAAGATTTAATTTCAATCGAAATTGACATTGAAGTAGATGCTTATTTACCTGATACGTATATTCAAGATAGTAAGCAAAAAATAGAGATGTACAAGCAATTTAGAAGAATTGAAACGTTTGAAGAGTTAAATGACCTTCAAGATGAATTAATGGACCGCTTTGGGGATTTCCCGGTGGAAGTAGGCTACCTATGCCAAGTAGCTCATATTAAGCTTTTAGCCATTGCCGAAAAGATTGAACTGATCAAGCAAGTTAAGTCAGAAGTGAGTGTTTATTTCTCTGAGGTGGCAAGTACAAATATTGACGGTGGGAAGCTATTCCAATTATGTAATTCCTTTGGTAGAGGAATCGGCCTAGGAATGGATGGGTCGAAATTAAAAGTTACGCTAGACGTAAAAGGAAAGACTCCAGCGGAATGGCTAACTACACTGGAAGGTTTAATTAACGGATTAAAAAATGTAAAAAAAGAGAGCGTTAATGCTTAA
- the spoVT gene encoding stage V sporulation protein T encodes MKATGIVRRIDDLGRVVIPKEIRRTLRIREGDPLEIFVDRDGEVILKKYSPISELSDFAKEYADALYDTLGHTVIISDRDSVVAVAGASKKEYLNKNIGDIIEKTMADRNSKVVAEPGEASFIESVIEKYQSYAVGAIIASGDPIGAVVIFSKDKTISEVEKKAIDTATNFLARQMEQ; translated from the coding sequence ATGAAAGCAACAGGTATTGTTCGTCGAATTGACGATTTAGGTCGAGTAGTAATACCAAAGGAAATTAGGAGAACTTTACGGATTCGTGAAGGCGATCCATTAGAGATATTCGTTGACCGAGATGGAGAAGTTATTTTAAAGAAATATTCACCTATTAGCGAGTTAAGTGATTTCGCAAAGGAATACGCAGATGCACTATATGACACACTTGGACACACAGTCATTATCAGTGATCGTGATTCAGTAGTGGCAGTTGCAGGTGCTTCGAAGAAAGAATACTTAAACAAAAATATTGGTGATATTATCGAAAAAACGATGGCAGACCGTAACTCAAAAGTTGTTGCTGAGCCAGGGGAAGCTTCATTTATCGAAAGTGTAATTGAAAAATATCAATCCTATGCAGTTGGAGCAATTATTGCTAGTGGGGACCCGATTGGGGCTGTAGTAATCTTTTCAAAAGATAAAACTATTTCTGAAGTTGAAAAGAAAGCAATCGACACTGCTACTAACTTCTTAGCTAGACAAATGGAGCAGTAA
- a CDS encoding small, acid-soluble spore protein, alpha/beta type, whose translation MGRRRSMMSQSFKEELAKDLGFYDVVQKEGWGGIRAKDAGNMVKRAIELAELQLSNKQQ comes from the coding sequence TTGGGTAGAAGAAGAAGTATGATGTCACAGAGCTTTAAAGAGGAACTTGCAAAAGATCTAGGTTTCTATGACGTTGTTCAAAAAGAAGGCTGGGGAGGCATTCGAGCGAAGGATGCCGGCAACATGGTTAAAAGAGCAATCGAATTAGCTGAGTTACAATTATCTAATAAGCAACAATAA